The following coding sequences lie in one Ostrea edulis chromosome 8, xbOstEdul1.1, whole genome shotgun sequence genomic window:
- the LOC125661559 gene encoding uncharacterized protein LOC125661559 produces MEHIPRLSEAVYVGMFRIAGTPTQVSIRREMLNNVDRFGVARRPYFGMKTVMSGSRTEGFDLKESDWDFMSWPFNHKLISNFNQVVDYDIDGYTLILMENCEDRPGFVLLQLLTLTNDDHVHQSCVIRDNKYYIKSSKFRENMLTRISLHPILHGPCASGTIGDFEFDSAYCFRSDYWPPIADQFIDRCRARGWPARNVLEDIIGDGCHAVPIGLKGSPQEDSEWRMSFSAAELKLVHSMNHTQFICYALLKVFLKEALAIEDVNGQPLLCSYFMKTTLFWVIQSNSNFEWSPPNLLSGFWMCFKGLLASVQRGYLPNFFIPENNMFRSKIHGHSQELVCSRMYELYNIGIACLLHCPSVRDFFMQAILHREFVVSTAETDIVSTVEFETVKQIDMLREILRCCCSSMRICFMVNRSFLGFSSSIDLSTSGLVFEVLSSDLVRYIANHLWKFPANNRLKLKLCRSCEALLKLRVRFGCLSETVYLALFYCISGENQKALPILETLRRDITQPYVIHNDRMYVQTFISGILGGRSFMGIMKKATLTIHIYDEEMIIKELEPEQREAKKNHLQVPPYIMTLMLLIVCNHGNSQKQQEVLHELYDLLHSNIGRYVRNQLRDISWQILGICQQICGDHKGALLSYQESLRQEPFHEMQEATKTRMQDARSRI; encoded by the coding sequence ATGGAACACATACCCCGGTTATCGGAGGCTGTGTATGTAGGGATGTTTCGTATAGCAGGCACGCCCACTCAGGTGTCAATCAGGAGAGAGATGCTGAACAATGTGGATAGGTTTGGTGTGGCAAGGCGTCCTTATTTTGGGATGAAAACAGTTATGAGTGGAAGTCGAACAGAAGGATTCGATCTAAAGGAATCGGACTGGGACTTTATGTCCTGGCCTTTTAACCATAAATTAATCAGTAATTTTAACCAGGTCGTTGATTACGATATCGATGGGTATACTTTGATTTTGATGGAGAATTGCGAGGACCGCCCTGGATTTGTTTTGCTGCAGCTCCTGACGCTCACCAACGACGACCATGTCCACCAATCATGTGTAATACGTGATAacaaatattatattaaaaGCTCGAAATTCAGAGAAAACATGTTAACACGAATAAGTTTGCACCCAATATTGCACGGACCATGTGCTAGCGGAACAATAGGAGATTTTGAATTTGACAGTGCGTACTGCTTTCGTTCTGATTATTGGCCGCCTATAGCTGATCAGTTCATTGACAGATGTCGAGCGCGAGGATGGCCAGCACGTAATGTTTTAGAAGATATTATCGGCGACGGATGCCATGCTGTGCCTATAGGACTAAAGGGGTCACCACAGGAAGACTCTGAATGGCGGATGTCATTCTCTGCAGCCGAATTGAAACTTGTGCATAGTATGAATCACACACAGTTTATATGCTATGCGTTGTTGAAAGTATTTCTGAAAGAGGCATTGGCTATTGAAGATGTTAATGGGCAACCATTACTTTGCTCATATTTTATGAAGACGACGTTATTTTGGGTCATTCAGAGCAACAGCAATTTTGAGTGGTCACCACCAAACCTACTGTCGGGATTCTGGATGTGTTTCAAAGGTCTATTAGCAAGCGTTCAGCGGGGTTATCTTCCCAATTTCTTCATTCCAGAAAACAACATGTTCCGGTCAAAAATACACGGTCATTCACAAGAGTTAGTATGCAGTCGTATGTATGAACTCTATAACATAGGAATTGCGTGTTTACTTCATTGTCCCTCTGTTCGAGATTTCTTTATGCAGGCAATACTTCACAGGGAGTTTGTTGTAAGCACGGCAGAAACAGACATTGTGTCTACAGTTGAATTCGAAACGGTCAAGCAAATAGATATGTTGCGTGAAATTCTTAGATGCTGTTGCTCTAGCATGCGGATTTGTTTTATGGTCAATAGAAGTTTCCTTGGATTTAGCTCTTCAATTGATTTGTCAACTTCAGGGCTAGTTTTTGAAGTACTTAGTTCGGATCTCGTCAGATATATAGCAAATCacttatggaaatttccagcCAACAACAGACTCAAATTAAAACTTTGTAGATCCTGCGAAGCACTCTTAAAACTTAGAGTTCGTTTTGGGTGTTTATCCGAGACAGTATACCTTGCCTTATTCTATTGCATATCAGGAGAGAATCAGAAGGCACTTCCAATTTTAGAGACGTTGAGAAGAGACATCACACAGCCTTACGTCATTCATAATGACAGGATGTACGTGCAGACGTTTATTAGTGGGATCTTAGGAGGACGATCATTCATGGGCATAATGAAAAAAGCAACTTTGACCATCCACATTTATGACGAAGAAATGATTATAAAAGAGCTAGAACCAGAACAAAGGGAAGCAAAGAAAAACCATCTACAGGTACCTCCATATATCATGACGCTCATGCTGTTAATTGTATGTAACCATGGAAACTCACAAAAACAACAGGAAGTTCTTCACGAGTTGTACGACCTCCTACACAGTAACATCGGACGGTATGTTCgcaatcagttgagagacatatcATGGCAGATTCTGGGAATCTGTCAACAGATCTGTGGGGACCACAAGGGGGCGCTCCTGTCTTATCAGGAATCACTCCGACAAGAACCATTCCATGAGATGCAGGAGGCCACTAAAACAAGAATGCAAGACGCTCGCAGTAGAATTTAG